TAAGGTAAGGTTTTCGAAATGGCACGAGAACAGCATTTAAAGCggttatgttttaaaatatcatttctAAAATTCATAGCTTCTCTCACTGTTACTGCATTAAAAATCCACCTCCGTAAAATATAGTAAAATAAATTAGTGGATGTgtgaaataatttcttaatcACAAAAGCAGCAATCTTTGAAACGTATCTAGAAAGTGAAGGGGTTCAATGAAAACCAACGCGAACCTAGGGTTTAATAATGTTGTGTAAGCAGTGAAAAATTGTGTATGCAGCAGGTTTTATAacgtaaattaaataaatgttatgTGCGCCTGTCTTGTCTGATTAAGACGTATGCACGTCTGTGTTGCCTGAAAGATTGAATTCGAGGTCCTTAAGGTTATTTCAAGTCCGTGTCTTTTTACTAACATTTTCTCCGCGTGGACCGCAAATTAAACGTAAAAAATCAAGCATCCGTAACTCACGGACCGAGAGGACGacgttattaattttttctaaaaccCTTAATCAATATGCATATCATCCATACTATTatctatatatttcctatggAGCAACCATTACAGGGAGGATTTTTTAACAcgcaagagcttcttcagtttgtgatcatttattttttcttatgagCTTTAAGTTTGATCTAGGGGTGATACCGTTAAGAAAAATTAGACGTTGATCATTCTCAAGGTTGAAAGTAGAAGGTGTATAATCTTTTGATTTCCCAGGGAAGAATCAGTTGTTGTGATGTTCCGCCATACTCATGGCAAATGGTTAGGCCCTAAATTCCCTTTCCTCATCATGGCATATTTTggattaaattattattttttatcaattacaGCACTCcttttcaaagaacaaagagGTCATGTCTCTCTACGAGCGCGCGCGACACTATCGTTCCCACTCCCTCAAACCTCTCAATCAACCAAGTTTACTTACCCAGCGTTCCAAGCGCACACTCAGCCTGCCAAGCAAACCTATTATACCACCACTCATCAATGTACAACGTTATCATGACAACTGGGAGAATGAAAGCGACGAGGAAGATCAGATCTGTGAACCAAACGAGGAAACTATTGGTAAGTTACTTGTCCTGAGTTCTCGTCACTGTTTCCTGggtttttctccattttctccGGTTTTCCTCCCTCTATGGGAACAAACACTCCAACTTCCACTTTGAAGGGGATAAAAGTGAATAAAGAGCCACCACTTAGAGGAGCCAGCCTATAGAACAACCAcagataaaatttaattttactaaaTTTAACGGTGCCATACAGAAAAATCTGTTTGGTTTTTTATCAAATCTAGGACTAGTTACTCTGCGCAAATATGCAATCAGCTTGTCTTCGTTTGCTTTAAGCTTGGTACATTCTGTTTCACTGCATTCGCTGGCCTGCGCAGGGATTTCCACGTATTTTGCTGTATCACTTTCCCATAAACATAGTTTGCTTTCCTTTGATGAACAGCCTGCGTCAGATATCAACTAAGGTTATTGAGTACGCCACGCGACCTACGGCAGTCTCAATTTTCACAGTATGGGCGCTCTATGGGAAGGGAAGGGGAAGAGGGGTCGAGGAGAGGGACTGGGACTTGAGGTCCACTGTCACCTAAATTACGATTTTCTAATAATAACATGCGCGCATAAATGCGCACAAATTTCAAAGTCCAATGCATAAATTtctataatttcttttttttttattcagcctGGTACACACCAGTTGTTGGACTATCCTGTAGCCTGGTGATATATTTCTGGTCATGCGCCCTAGCGTACTACTCTACATCATGATCCGCATGCGCAATATAAAGAGGGTTTGGTCAGAGCATGTGGACGATCCTCGTTTTAATTTACCGATTTTCCCCCAGTTCAATTCAAGTTGATGCTCTGCAAAACAATTCATGATAGGGCATCTTCAGGGTGTTCACAGCTATAACGATAGGACAAATAACGTACAGTGTGCAAAACACGACAGTGATGACGTTAATTCAATGGGGAAGCGAAACTCTTGAATGAAGAGAATGAACTAAGAAGGAACGAGTATAGTAAAGATTAGAGAAAAATCACACGGATAACAAATAACTTATcgtgaagtgttttttttgaAACTTAGAATATCTCGAGAATGCCTTGTAAAATTCAGTTTGTATACTGCAGTAAACTTTTGAATATGCAGGTGAAAATGTTCTTAGCTAATGAAACATTTCAAGGCAATACAAATGTGAAGTTATACTAATTAGAaagtttgacaattttttattattattatttttgattatttttctgttgttatcatcatcgttatcacaATCATAATGTTTCGATACTTTTTGAGTTGTACTAAGCATTATTGCTATtatcaatataatttttattgtctGGGTCGTCTCATTTTCATTGACACTATTTAggtaaatcaaattttttgaattgttaATGATTGTTCCACTGGAATAACCAGTTAAATCAGGAAAGTGATAAGAGGGAAAagatttcctttttatttgacATCATGTTcagtaaatgaaaaagttaaaataaatcaatcttTTCTTTAAGATGAACATGTAAAAGGTGAGACATATTAACTTGACATTTATAGTGTAAAACCTTTGGGTGTTAAAATTCAGTACAAATGTTTCCATCTTCTCTTGATAAGTGCTGTAAATCcatgaataaattttaaaaaactgaggGGAAAAGAATGGTTAAAAACAAGTATCCATTCGACACTTTGCATTTGGCAAACTAAATCTGGGATAACTGATAACTTCCTTGAAAAATAGTCAAAGAGAAACAATATTAGTCCAATTATGCCCGTAAAATGTTGGAAGGTCGCCTACTGGAATGCAAATAAAGTTGCcgaaaagttgcaaaattgccaaaattcaaaaagttgctgcgaaaatttcttgatatttttttacataaaccTAAATGAAGGACTTTATTTTTCGTTATCTCAATAAATGCAATAATTGCAGTAGATAACCTTTGGAATAAAGGTCCTGTTTTAAAAGTGGTTAAATGCCCGGCAGCTAAGCACGTTCTCAAAGTACACTAAACGCCCGGCAGTCGGAAACACCCACCAAGGGCTACGCGGAAACTTCCAGATCggctaaaaaatttaaatcgtTTTTGGTAACCAATACTGCATTTTCCCTCTTTGCCGAAAGTTTTCCATGTTAACTTTATAATTCTCTGCGCTAATTGCGTGAAGCGACTAAGTTGTTCCTTGAAATATAAATTCTATTAAATCAGCTAAGATAGTTTGAACTGGTTTCAAGATTCTCGTATTGATTGTATTTTATTCATCTTTAAAACTAAGTTAAATAGCTTGTCCTTGACACCCACGTaagtattttgaaaatatttatatcgCAGTTATTGTAAGTTCAAGTCATTTCTCACTATTTCGACCTACTCCAAACTTTCAAATTGGCGTTGGTCGCCGACTCGAAAGGTTTTGATCCCTTCGACTCTACACAATTCTTCTCCTTGATTTAGCTAATTTCGCATTTAACTTCGATTACATTTCTGTCATTCAAACTGAGTTAGAAAATCAGGAAAATCAATTTAAGTGAAGTGAAATTGAGTTAACTTCCTTATTGACCTTGGAAACACAAGTCGCtctgagagttatttttaaacTGAACGTGTTTACATC
The sequence above is a segment of the Pocillopora verrucosa isolate sample1 chromosome 13, ASM3666991v2, whole genome shotgun sequence genome. Coding sequences within it:
- the LOC136277605 gene encoding uncharacterized protein; protein product: MYILHSFSKNKEVMSLYERARHYRSHSLKPLNQPSLLTQRSKRTLSLPSKPIIPPLINVQRYHDNWENESDEEDQICEPNEETIAWYTPVVGLSCSLVIYFWSCALAYYSTS